In a single window of the Aminomonas paucivorans DSM 12260 genome:
- a CDS encoding DRTGG domain-containing protein, translated as MKLSEAVQAIDAKVLCCEDQVRDIEVHYAYASDLMSDVLAFCAPGSMLLTGLTNIQIVRTAQMLDLPAIVFVRGKMPQEDTIRLAESAGIPILVSSWSMYETSGILYDKGVPACAISHKQKE; from the coding sequence ATGAAACTGAGCGAGGCGGTCCAGGCGATCGACGCCAAGGTGCTCTGCTGCGAGGACCAAGTCCGCGATATTGAGGTGCACTATGCCTATGCGTCGGACCTGATGAGCGACGTGCTGGCCTTCTGCGCCCCCGGCTCCATGCTTCTCACGGGCCTGACGAACATCCAGATCGTCCGCACCGCCCAGATGCTGGATCTTCCCGCCATCGTCTTCGTCCGGGGCAAGATGCCCCAGGAGGATACGATCCGTCTGGCGGAGAGCGCTGGGATCCCCATCCTGGTTTCTTCCTGGAGCATGTACGAAACCAGCGGGATCCTCTACGACAAGGGCGTCCCCGCCTGCGCCATCAGCCACAAGCAGAAGGAATAG
- a CDS encoding ATP-binding protein, whose product MDGPVCLEYQVEGDDFLAAGEASNNIKETLKMLGVPSGICRRAAVVTYEVEMNLVIHAGGGTLKASISPERLVIQAEDQGPGIPDVSLAIQEGFSTAPDHIREMGFGAGMGLPNIKRNSDEFGIETEVGRGTTVRSVIVFPQEPDRVTESQ is encoded by the coding sequence ATGGACGGGCCTGTCTGTCTGGAGTACCAGGTGGAGGGGGACGACTTCCTGGCAGCGGGCGAGGCCTCCAACAACATCAAGGAAACCCTCAAGATGTTGGGGGTCCCGTCTGGCATTTGCCGCCGCGCGGCGGTGGTGACGTACGAAGTGGAAATGAACCTGGTCATCCACGCGGGGGGGGGAACCCTCAAGGCGTCCATCTCTCCGGAGAGACTGGTGATCCAGGCGGAGGACCAGGGACCGGGGATTCCCGACGTGTCCCTGGCCATCCAGGAGGGCTTCTCCACCGCTCCGGACCACATCCGGGAAATGGGTTTCGGGGCGGGCATGGGCCTTCCCAACATCAAACGGAACTCCGACGAATTCGGGATCGAGACGGAGGTGGGACGGGGGACCACCGTCCGGTCCGTGATCGTATTCCCTCAGGAACCGGATAGGGTCACGGAAAGCCAATGA
- a CDS encoding [Fe-Fe] hydrogenase large subunit C-terminal domain-containing protein yields MSHSVKVFEAACKGCVNCLKSCPTEAIRVVNGSIRILPELCIDCGECLRTCGKKALGLEEDDWELIRSHPPAVLAADPTFFAQFSAYWHPSMVQEALKAWGMELIMDQAATAFDLSAYAVARALEMSPRQHLPLISTYCPSVVRLIQVRFPELLGRLVPVDNPLNMLGDLWQRETGREDPITLLSPCPSKITMVRTPICRTSTPFDHVVSVRRVTRQLLAAGPQIAETLPDPSNRRWLKWSLRGGESRHVRAFSKRNLTTLAVSGLRNTLDLLQDLELGRLAGVDFVECRICDLGCIGGIATAESRFLASLRLQALETPWEPTPEELETAKTLYEEDRWILDRPILPRPRLPLSDNLSEAMSKLKEMKAIHAELPHIDCGSCGRPSCKAMAEDIVRGEGEITDCIFKLREEIGDLATRIVSLSKSVPHTIKGRS; encoded by the coding sequence ATGTCCCATAGCGTGAAGGTGTTCGAGGCGGCCTGCAAGGGTTGCGTCAACTGCCTCAAATCCTGTCCCACCGAAGCCATCCGCGTGGTCAACGGGTCCATCCGGATCCTGCCGGAACTCTGCATCGACTGCGGCGAGTGTCTCCGTACCTGCGGAAAGAAGGCTCTGGGGCTGGAGGAGGACGACTGGGAACTGATCCGCTCCCACCCGCCGGCGGTGCTGGCGGCGGACCCGACCTTTTTTGCCCAGTTCAGTGCCTACTGGCATCCTTCCATGGTTCAGGAGGCTCTGAAGGCGTGGGGGATGGAGTTGATCATGGATCAGGCGGCCACGGCCTTTGACCTGTCCGCCTACGCGGTGGCCCGGGCCTTGGAGATGTCCCCGCGACAGCACCTGCCCCTGATCTCCACGTACTGTCCTTCGGTGGTGCGCCTTATCCAGGTGCGCTTTCCGGAGCTGTTAGGGCGTCTGGTTCCGGTGGACAACCCCTTGAACATGCTGGGAGATCTCTGGCAGAGGGAGACGGGACGGGAGGATCCCATCACCCTTCTCTCTCCCTGTCCCTCCAAGATCACCATGGTCCGTACCCCCATCTGCCGGACGTCCACCCCCTTCGACCACGTGGTGTCGGTGCGTCGGGTCACCCGGCAGCTTTTGGCTGCGGGGCCCCAGATCGCCGAGACCCTGCCGGATCCGTCGAACCGCCGGTGGCTCAAATGGTCCCTCCGGGGGGGGGAGTCCCGGCACGTCCGGGCCTTCTCCAAGCGCAATCTCACCACCCTGGCGGTCTCGGGGCTGCGGAACACCCTGGACCTCCTTCAGGACCTGGAGCTGGGGCGCCTGGCGGGAGTGGACTTCGTGGAGTGCCGCATCTGCGATCTGGGCTGCATCGGGGGCATCGCCACCGCGGAGTCCCGCTTTTTGGCCAGTCTGCGCCTTCAGGCCCTGGAAACCCCCTGGGAACCCACCCCGGAAGAGCTTGAAACCGCAAAGACCCTCTACGAGGAGGATCGCTGGATCCTGGATCGGCCGATCCTGCCTCGGCCCCGACTGCCCCTGTCGGACAACCTCTCCGAGGCCATGAGCAAGCTCAAGGAAATGAAGGCCATCCATGCGGAGCTTCCCCACATCGACTGCGGTTCCTGCGGCAGGCCCTCCTGCAAGGCCATGGCGGAGGACATCGTCCGGGGAGAAGGGGAGATCACGGACTGCATCTTCAAGCTGCGGGAGGAGATCGGCGACCTGGCCACTCGGATCGTCTCCCTGTCGAAGAGCGTCCCCCATACGATCAAGGGGAGGAGCTGA
- a CDS encoding PHP domain-containing protein yields MKEPRLRPFRLDLHLHSVLSPCAELEMGAAEIAARAREIGLDGLALTDHNGSANVPALRRACVGGPAVFAGAEVQTEEDIHVVSLFPDDEAALAFQGWLWERLPSTPNDPAVFGYQLVVDEGGGILDQIEPLLVQGVAAGIDEVLREIRSRGGLSILAHVDRPSFSYTAVLGPVPPDVGADGVEFSWRAPEEELRAFRRRLPHLPLLRSSDAHRLEDMRADRTSLFLLESPCFEELRLALRGEGGRRILEPCPFP; encoded by the coding sequence TTGAAGGAACCGCGCCTTCGCCCCTTCCGGCTGGACCTGCACCTCCATTCGGTCCTTTCTCCCTGCGCGGAGCTGGAGATGGGGGCGGCGGAGATCGCCGCGAGGGCTCGGGAGATCGGCCTGGACGGTCTGGCCCTTACGGACCACAACGGGTCGGCCAACGTGCCGGCCCTTCGGCGTGCCTGCGTCGGGGGGCCGGCGGTGTTCGCCGGGGCGGAGGTGCAGACGGAGGAGGACATCCACGTGGTGTCCCTCTTCCCGGACGACGAGGCCGCCCTGGCCTTTCAGGGGTGGCTTTGGGAGCGCCTTCCCTCCACGCCCAACGATCCGGCGGTGTTCGGTTACCAGCTGGTGGTGGACGAAGGCGGAGGAATCCTGGACCAGATCGAACCCCTTCTGGTGCAGGGGGTGGCGGCGGGGATCGACGAGGTCCTCCGGGAGATCCGATCCCGGGGGGGGCTGTCCATCCTGGCCCACGTGGACCGGCCCTCCTTTTCCTACACCGCCGTGCTGGGCCCCGTGCCCCCGGACGTGGGAGCGGACGGGGTGGAGTTCTCCTGGCGCGCCCCGGAGGAGGAGCTGCGGGCGTTTCGACGTCGTCTCCCCCACCTTCCCCTCCTGCGTTCCTCCGACGCCCACCGTCTGGAGGACATGAGAGCGGACCGGACCTCCCTGTTCCTGCTGGAGTCTCCCTGTTTCGAGGAGCTGCGCCTGGCCCTGCGGGGCGAGGGAGGACGCCGCATCCTGGAACCCTGCCCCTTCCCCTGA
- the radA gene encoding DNA repair protein RadA — MAKQPTLRYRCAACSYLSLTPVGRCPSCGAWGTLEPEETAPVRLPSPSRGRSKPIALPDAPPETRVSSGLEELDRVLGGGWLAGGVVLLGGEPGVGKSTLLLQSCCAMAETGEKVLYVSGEESASQLALRARRLGLETRNLSLLSTDDVTEALEEADPYAFVVFDSVQALKDPESTGWPGSPHQVRSVAERVLAFSKGRRVPTVLVGHITKQGQIAGPKLLEHLVDVVLLFWGEKSSRNRLLRAEKNRFGSTDELGAFEMGERGLSPLLDPSHLYWNGEESGVPGVALGVVLEGSRPLLTEVQALSCPSPFPYPKRTARGIEMNRLQLLLAVLERRCGLSSRTGDVYLNVAGGLVVQDPAADLAVCLALAGALRDLSLDGKTCFVGEVGLAGEVRPVARTLARLKEAARFGFRRAFVSRRGLDRGETYPLEVVPVSSLSEVVRAVFP; from the coding sequence ATGGCCAAACAACCCACCCTCCGTTATCGCTGTGCAGCCTGCAGCTACCTGAGCCTGACCCCCGTGGGGCGCTGTCCCTCCTGCGGGGCCTGGGGCACCCTGGAACCGGAGGAGACCGCTCCGGTGCGGCTTCCCTCCCCCTCCCGTGGCCGCTCCAAGCCCATAGCCCTTCCCGATGCCCCCCCGGAGACTCGTGTTTCCAGCGGCTTGGAGGAGCTGGACCGGGTGCTGGGGGGCGGCTGGCTCGCCGGAGGGGTGGTGCTGCTGGGGGGAGAGCCTGGGGTGGGGAAGTCCACCCTCCTCCTTCAGTCCTGCTGCGCCATGGCAGAGACGGGGGAGAAGGTGCTCTACGTCTCCGGGGAGGAGTCCGCCTCCCAGTTGGCCCTTCGGGCCCGTCGCCTCGGTCTGGAGACGCGGAACCTGTCCCTGCTCAGCACGGACGACGTGACGGAGGCCCTGGAGGAGGCGGACCCCTATGCCTTCGTGGTGTTCGACAGCGTCCAGGCCCTGAAGGACCCGGAGTCCACCGGCTGGCCCGGCTCCCCCCACCAGGTGCGCTCCGTGGCGGAACGGGTGCTGGCCTTCTCCAAGGGGCGACGAGTGCCCACGGTGCTGGTGGGACACATCACCAAGCAGGGGCAGATCGCGGGGCCCAAGCTGCTGGAACACCTGGTGGACGTGGTGCTCCTCTTCTGGGGGGAGAAGTCCTCCCGGAACCGGCTGCTCCGGGCGGAGAAGAACCGCTTCGGCAGCACCGACGAGCTGGGGGCCTTCGAGATGGGGGAGCGCGGCCTTTCCCCTCTTCTCGACCCGAGCCACCTCTACTGGAACGGGGAGGAGTCGGGGGTGCCTGGGGTGGCCCTGGGGGTTGTCCTGGAGGGCTCGCGTCCTCTGCTGACGGAGGTGCAGGCCCTGAGCTGTCCCTCTCCCTTCCCCTACCCCAAGCGCACCGCCCGGGGCATCGAGATGAACCGACTCCAGCTTCTCCTGGCGGTGTTGGAGCGACGCTGCGGCCTTTCCTCCCGCACCGGGGACGTGTACCTCAACGTGGCGGGGGGGCTGGTGGTGCAGGACCCTGCGGCGGATCTGGCGGTGTGTCTGGCCCTGGCGGGGGCCCTTCGGGACCTGTCCCTGGACGGGAAGACCTGTTTCGTGGGGGAGGTGGGGCTGGCGGGGGAAGTGCGCCCCGTGGCCCGGACCCTGGCCCGGCTGAAGGAGGCCGCCCGGTTCGGCTTCCGCCGGGCCTTCGTGAGCCGTCGGGGGCTGGATCGAGGGGAGACCTACCCCCTGGAGGTGGTCCCCGTGTCGAGCCTTTCGGAGGTGGTGAGGGCCGTGTTCCCCTGA
- a CDS encoding NfeD family protein, whose product MWAVPAWGGEVWVTRLDGVVGVALEEHLDTTLRRAREERVHLLVVELDTPGGLVASMNAMARAIAGSSVPVAVWVGPSGARAASAGAFLVQAAHVAALAPGTHLGAAHPVGLGGKDLESKELDRKIVNDLSARMRALAQERGRNPEMAARMVGESVSLTAREALKERVVDALTADVPALLRDVEGRTVVLQGGRAVELHPRGQRIVSVPLPLRLKLLEAVSRPDVAALALSAGVFALILEASAPGGYLFGTAGVLLLLVASYGLKVLPVNLAGVALLLAGVGILAADLFVGGVGVLSLLGIGALGMGALLSFRAPGGELLPPSSPSLYVVLALLGLCFAVVLRAVWRAQRKRPTSGVEELTQASARVVVALDPEGMVLHRGELWKARLREGGFAHVGEEVRVVEVRGLLLEVESLSPVEGKDPVSDEEGSP is encoded by the coding sequence TTGTGGGCCGTCCCCGCCTGGGGTGGGGAGGTCTGGGTCACCCGCCTGGACGGGGTGGTGGGGGTGGCCCTGGAGGAGCACCTGGACACGACCCTTCGCCGGGCCCGGGAGGAACGGGTCCACCTTCTGGTGGTGGAGCTGGACACCCCCGGGGGGCTGGTGGCCTCCATGAACGCCATGGCCCGGGCCATCGCCGGGTCCTCCGTCCCCGTGGCGGTGTGGGTGGGGCCCTCCGGGGCCCGGGCCGCTTCCGCGGGGGCCTTCCTCGTCCAGGCAGCCCACGTGGCTGCCCTGGCCCCGGGGACCCACCTGGGGGCCGCACACCCCGTGGGTCTGGGGGGCAAGGACCTGGAGTCCAAGGAACTGGACCGAAAGATCGTAAACGACCTTTCCGCCCGGATGCGGGCTCTCGCCCAGGAGCGGGGGCGCAACCCCGAAATGGCCGCCCGGATGGTGGGGGAGAGTGTTTCCCTCACCGCCCGGGAGGCCCTGAAAGAGCGAGTGGTGGATGCTCTGACGGCGGATGTCCCTGCGCTGCTTCGGGACGTGGAGGGACGCACGGTGGTCCTCCAGGGGGGGCGGGCCGTGGAGCTGCATCCCCGGGGTCAACGGATCGTTTCCGTCCCCCTGCCCCTGCGCCTCAAGCTGCTGGAGGCGGTATCCCGACCGGACGTGGCGGCCCTGGCTCTCTCCGCGGGGGTCTTCGCCCTGATCCTGGAGGCCTCCGCGCCGGGGGGGTATCTGTTCGGTACCGCCGGGGTGCTGCTCCTGCTGGTGGCGTCCTACGGCCTCAAGGTGCTCCCGGTGAACCTGGCGGGGGTGGCGCTGCTTCTGGCGGGGGTGGGCATCCTGGCGGCGGACCTGTTCGTGGGAGGGGTGGGAGTCTTGAGCCTTCTGGGAATCGGCGCGCTGGGAATGGGGGCCCTGCTGTCCTTCCGGGCTCCGGGAGGGGAGCTGCTGCCTCCCTCCTCCCCGTCCCTGTACGTGGTCTTGGCCCTGCTGGGACTGTGCTTTGCCGTTGTCCTCCGGGCGGTGTGGCGTGCCCAGCGGAAGCGCCCCACCTCGGGGGTGGAGGAGCTGACCCAGGCCTCCGCCCGGGTGGTAGTGGCCCTGGACCCGGAGGGCATGGTGCTGCACCGGGGGGAGCTGTGGAAGGCCCGTCTGCGGGAGGGCGGTTTTGCCCATGTGGGGGAGGAGGTTCGGGTGGTGGAGGTTCGGGGTCTGCTGTTGGAGGTGGAGTCCTTGTCCCCGGTGGAGGGGAAGGAC